Proteins co-encoded in one Sulfurimonas sp. HSL1-2 genomic window:
- a CDS encoding permease, producing MKENSRTKEAFVKALRSLAAMTPMLLAVIGLVGLFQAFVSPEMLRTLFSGSPLLDTLIGTVIGGISIGQPVISYIIGGELLGQGISLYAVTAFILAWVTLGIIQLPLEASLFGARFTLVRNLLSFLFAMLIGFATALTLQGLS from the coding sequence ATGAAAGAGAACTCCCGCACCAAAGAGGCCTTTGTCAAAGCCCTGCGCTCCCTCGCCGCCATGACGCCGATGCTCCTCGCCGTGATCGGGCTGGTCGGCCTCTTCCAGGCCTTTGTCTCCCCGGAGATGCTTCGCACCCTCTTCAGCGGCTCCCCCCTCCTTGACACCCTTATCGGGACCGTCATCGGCGGGATCTCCATCGGCCAGCCCGTCATCAGCTATATCATCGGCGGTGAGCTGCTCGGCCAGGGGATCTCCCTCTATGCCGTCACCGCCTTTATCCTCGCGTGGGTGACGCTCGGGATCATACAGCTGCCGCTCGAAGCCTCCCTCTTCGGAGCGCGTTTCACCCTTGTCCGCAACCTACTCAGTTTCCTTTTCGCGATGCTGATCGGCTTCGCCACGGCCTTGACGCTGCAGGGGCTCTCATGA
- the cydB gene encoding cytochrome d ubiquinol oxidase subunit II, with the protein MFEALTFLQLQQYWWIIISLLGGLFVYIMFIQGGQTLLNQLSDNETEKTMLVNSLGRKWELGFTTLVLFGGALFAAFPLFYATSFGGAYWVWMVILFCFIIQAVSYEYRKKPDNVLGQKTYEAFLYINGSLGVVLLGIAISTFFSGADFALDDNNFVHWQGASRGLEALLNPMNYLLGFALLFLVRIAAGMYFISSIDHAPIEAKARTMIKRNIVWFLPFFLGFVAWIFLKDGFAYDAATKAVSMVPNKYFWNFIEMPVVGIMFLAGVVMVLLSVFNTVFRGKSCCAWTNGVGIVLTVMAVLLAVGFNGTAFYPSTHDLQHSLTIENASGSLYTLTVMSYVSLMVPFVLAYIAYAWRQMDRVKITEEEITAPDAHNY; encoded by the coding sequence ATGTTTGAAGCACTCACCTTTTTACAATTGCAGCAGTACTGGTGGATCATCATCAGCCTGCTGGGCGGACTCTTTGTCTATATCATGTTTATCCAGGGGGGACAGACCCTGCTGAATCAGCTCAGCGACAACGAAACGGAGAAGACGATGCTCGTCAACTCCCTGGGGCGCAAATGGGAGCTCGGCTTTACGACCCTGGTCCTTTTCGGCGGGGCGCTCTTTGCCGCATTCCCCCTCTTTTATGCCACGAGTTTCGGCGGGGCGTACTGGGTCTGGATGGTCATCCTCTTCTGTTTTATCATCCAGGCAGTCAGCTACGAGTACCGCAAGAAGCCCGACAACGTCCTGGGGCAGAAGACCTACGAGGCCTTCTTGTACATCAACGGCAGCCTCGGCGTCGTGCTGCTCGGCATCGCCATCAGCACCTTCTTCAGCGGTGCGGATTTCGCCCTCGATGACAATAACTTCGTCCACTGGCAGGGGGCTTCCAGGGGCCTCGAAGCGTTGCTGAACCCGATGAACTACCTGCTCGGATTCGCACTGCTCTTCCTTGTGCGCATCGCGGCCGGGATGTATTTCATCTCGAGCATCGACCATGCCCCGATCGAGGCCAAGGCCCGAACGATGATCAAACGCAACATCGTCTGGTTCCTGCCTTTTTTCCTCGGCTTCGTCGCGTGGATCTTCCTCAAGGACGGTTTTGCCTACGATGCCGCCACCAAAGCGGTCTCGATGGTGCCGAACAAATACTTCTGGAACTTCATCGAGATGCCGGTTGTGGGCATCATGTTCCTCGCCGGGGTCGTCATGGTCCTGCTCTCGGTCTTCAACACGGTCTTCCGCGGCAAGAGCTGCTGCGCCTGGACCAACGGGGTCGGAATCGTGCTCACCGTTATGGCGGTGCTGCTCGCCGTCGGCTTCAACGGCACGGCCTTCTACCCCTCGACGCACGACCTCCAGCACTCGCTCACGATCGAGAATGCCTCGGGCAGCCTCTATACGCTGACCGTGATGAGCTACGTCTCGCTGATGGTGCCCTTTGTCCTCGCCTACATCGCCTACGCATGGCGGCAGATGGACCGGGTCAAGATCACCGAAGAAGAGATCACCGCGCCCGATGCGCACAACTATTAA
- a CDS encoding cytochrome ubiquinol oxidase subunit I, with product MLYETAASVDWARAQFALTAIYHFLFVPLTLGLSFIVAIMETLYVRTNDPQWKRATKFWMTLFAINFAVGVATGLIMEFEFGTNWANYSWFVGDIFGAPLAVEGILAFFMESTFFAVMFFGWDKVSKGFHLLSTWLVAIGSNLSALWILVANGWMQYPVGMAFNPDTARNEMVSFWDVVLSPVAMSKFLHTISSGYVIAGLFVVGISGWYLLKNRDVLIAKRSMVVGASFGLLVSLFLALSGDESAYNVAQKQPVKLAAMEGLYKGETRAGIIAFGILNPDKQLGDDRHEFYGDIEIPYALSFLGYHDIDAFVPGLDDLVYGNEKHGIEPAQARIDRGKTAVAAFKEYKAAVKAGDDTAAAEARGVIEANIADFGYGYLEKPEDIVPPIALTFYSFHVMVGLGSWFILLFLALLYLTMANEITRFRKLLWLAIWSIPLGYIAAEAGWIVAEVGRQPWAVQDLLPVGIAMTDISSSSVQTTFWMFAALFTALLVAEIKIMLRQIKIGPDGGDH from the coding sequence ATGCTGTATGAAACGGCCGCAAGCGTTGACTGGGCACGGGCCCAGTTTGCCCTGACGGCGATCTACCACTTCCTGTTCGTCCCGCTGACGCTGGGGCTCTCCTTTATCGTCGCGATCATGGAGACCCTCTATGTCCGCACCAACGACCCGCAGTGGAAGCGGGCGACGAAGTTCTGGATGACGCTCTTCGCCATCAACTTCGCCGTCGGCGTCGCCACGGGGCTGATCATGGAGTTCGAGTTCGGGACCAACTGGGCCAACTACTCCTGGTTCGTCGGCGACATCTTCGGCGCACCGCTGGCGGTAGAGGGGATCCTCGCCTTCTTCATGGAGTCGACCTTCTTCGCCGTCATGTTCTTCGGCTGGGACAAGGTGAGCAAAGGCTTTCACCTCCTCTCCACCTGGCTCGTCGCGATCGGCTCGAACCTCTCCGCGCTCTGGATCCTCGTCGCCAACGGCTGGATGCAGTACCCCGTCGGCATGGCCTTCAACCCCGACACCGCCCGTAACGAGATGGTCTCCTTCTGGGACGTCGTTCTCTCCCCGGTGGCCATGTCGAAGTTCCTGCACACCATCAGCAGCGGCTACGTCATCGCCGGCCTCTTCGTCGTCGGGATCTCCGGCTGGTACCTGCTGAAAAACCGTGACGTTCTGATCGCCAAGCGCAGCATGGTCGTCGGCGCCTCCTTCGGCCTGCTCGTATCGCTCTTCCTCGCGCTCAGCGGCGATGAGAGCGCCTACAACGTCGCGCAGAAACAGCCGGTAAAACTGGCCGCGATGGAGGGGCTCTACAAAGGCGAGACCCGCGCGGGCATCATCGCCTTCGGTATCCTCAACCCCGACAAGCAGCTCGGCGACGACCGCCATGAGTTCTACGGCGATATCGAGATCCCCTACGCCCTCTCCTTCCTGGGCTACCACGATATCGACGCCTTCGTGCCGGGGCTGGACGACCTCGTCTACGGCAACGAGAAGCACGGCATCGAACCGGCACAGGCGCGGATCGACCGCGGCAAAACGGCTGTGGCGGCCTTCAAGGAGTACAAAGCGGCCGTGAAAGCGGGCGATGACACCGCTGCCGCAGAGGCGCGCGGCGTCATCGAAGCCAACATCGCCGATTTCGGCTACGGCTACCTCGAAAAACCCGAGGATATCGTCCCGCCGATCGCCCTGACCTTCTACAGCTTCCACGTCATGGTCGGGCTGGGGAGCTGGTTCATTCTCCTGTTCCTCGCCCTGCTCTACCTGACGATGGCCAACGAGATCACCCGCTTCCGCAAACTCCTTTGGCTCGCCATCTGGTCGATCCCGCTGGGCTACATCGCCGCCGAGGCGGGCTGGATCGTCGCCGAGGTCGGCCGCCAGCCCTGGGCCGTGCAGGATCTGCTGCCCGTCGGCATCGCGATGACGGACATCTCGAGCAGCAGCGTCCAGACGACCTTCTGGATGTTCGCAGCGCTCTTTACGGCGCTGCTCGTCGCGGAGATAAAGATCATGCTCCGCCAGATCAAAATCGGACCCGACGGAGGAGATCACTGA